One region of Sulfurisphaera ohwakuensis genomic DNA includes:
- a CDS encoding aldehyde dehydrogenase family protein has translation MMSEVIEIKSPSNLKVIGTVKRMSRDEVRGEIEEAHKGFESISKMPLYKRTAILRKVSEILEREQERLARLLAIEAGKPIKDSRVEVMRASRLFRQAAEEAAIVLEGKNYRVDAYEYPPGNENRIVISTREPIGVVTAILPFNFPINSFAHKVAPAIAVGNSVVVKPSISTPLSAIEMKKILVEAGLPDSAVRVVTGYSSEIGDELITHPLVGLITLTGSTQTGLAIASKAVSLGKRIIMELGGSDPIIVLEDANIDRAASIAVRARYEYAGQNCNAGKRIIVREEIYDKFVKAFEEKVKALKIGDPLDENTDVGPVINQESVEKLNKALEDAQTKGGNVEVLNKGPETGYFFPLSLVTNANLDMLVLKTEIFGPIAPIVSVKSDEEAISIANSTEYGLQSAIFSNNVNRALKMARELKFGATIINDSTRLRWDSLPFGGFKKSGIGREGVRDTMLEMTENKLIAITLL, from the coding sequence ATAATGAGCGAAGTCATAGAAATTAAGTCTCCTTCTAATTTGAAAGTAATAGGAACTGTAAAGAGAATGAGTAGAGATGAGGTTAGGGGTGAAATAGAAGAAGCTCATAAGGGTTTTGAGAGTATATCTAAAATGCCATTATATAAAAGGACTGCAATACTAAGGAAAGTATCTGAGATCTTGGAAAGGGAGCAAGAAAGGTTAGCTAGATTATTAGCTATAGAAGCAGGAAAACCAATAAAGGATTCAAGAGTTGAGGTAATGAGAGCCTCAAGGTTATTTAGACAAGCCGCTGAAGAGGCAGCAATAGTATTAGAGGGTAAAAACTATAGGGTTGACGCTTATGAATACCCACCTGGAAATGAAAATAGGATAGTAATTAGTACTAGGGAACCTATAGGGGTAGTAACTGCTATATTACCTTTTAACTTTCCTATAAATTCATTTGCACATAAAGTAGCCCCAGCAATAGCTGTAGGCAATTCTGTAGTAGTAAAACCCAGCATAAGCACTCCATTATCTGCAATAGAGATGAAGAAGATACTTGTAGAGGCTGGACTTCCAGATAGTGCAGTTAGGGTTGTAACTGGATATAGTAGTGAAATAGGTGATGAGTTAATAACTCATCCATTAGTTGGTTTAATAACTTTAACTGGGTCTACACAAACTGGTTTAGCAATAGCCTCTAAGGCTGTCTCTTTAGGAAAGAGGATTATAATGGAGTTAGGTGGATCTGATCCAATTATAGTTTTAGAAGACGCAAATATAGATAGGGCTGCTTCAATAGCCGTTAGGGCTAGATATGAATATGCTGGTCAAAATTGTAATGCTGGAAAAAGGATAATAGTTAGAGAGGAAATTTACGATAAATTCGTTAAGGCATTTGAGGAGAAAGTTAAGGCACTTAAGATAGGAGATCCACTAGACGAAAATACTGATGTCGGTCCGGTAATAAACCAAGAAAGTGTTGAGAAGTTGAATAAAGCTTTAGAGGATGCACAAACGAAAGGAGGTAATGTTGAAGTACTTAACAAAGGACCGGAGACTGGTTACTTCTTCCCATTAAGTTTAGTTACTAACGCTAATCTGGATATGTTAGTACTGAAGACCGAAATATTCGGACCAATAGCTCCAATTGTTTCGGTAAAGAGTGATGAAGAAGCAATTAGTATTGCTAACTCTACCGAATATGGCTTACAATCTGCAATCTTCAGTAATAATGTAAATAGGGCTCTTAAAATGGCTAGGGAGTTAAAGTTCGGTGCTACAATAATTAATGATAGTACTAGACTGAGATGGGATTCCTTACCTTTCGGAGGATTTAAGAAAAGTGGGATAGGAAGAGAGGGAGTGAGAGATACTATGCTGGAAATGACCGAGAATAAGTTAATAGCAATAACATTATTATAA
- a CDS encoding MFS transporter: MEDKSNLKQTPEWYVARVDRLPTWGLTYALIWAMGFSFFITLYDVIDVGFALPYIPFVVTASQASLIASLGLWGYVVGAPLFSYIADVIGRRPTLIFTALFTAIGSFGDALSVNYPMLAAFRFITGMGIGADLVLVMTYMAEMSPAHKRGQYVNLAFIGGWAGIGIGPFIAALIVTSIPNIGWRITFLLGAVLAVLALAIRAYAPETVRFLAMKGKFNEADALVSRMETTAMSRANVNKLPEPQIKTYSVKNENPFKILAKPKYLKRLITLFLLMFWIYFMDYPFLVLPPTWVKDILGYSGSLFSSAVFYFGLAGIGAFLGSILLRFIIDRFDRRSMTIFGVVVYLLGTGIMAIGGVARSIPVFFAGAFIAELVGVGWYNIYYLLCTENFPTNARATGYAIADGVGHAGGAIGLIALFPLISVLGNIGAWTVPWIPAVAVAIATLFVLPKTVKVRLEEVNEATDI; encoded by the coding sequence ATGGAAGATAAATCTAATTTGAAGCAGACTCCAGAGTGGTATGTAGCGAGAGTTGATAGGTTACCAACTTGGGGCTTAACATATGCGTTAATCTGGGCTATGGGTTTCTCATTTTTTATTACTTTATATGACGTAATTGATGTAGGTTTTGCTCTACCCTATATTCCTTTCGTTGTAACAGCGTCTCAAGCATCACTTATTGCATCTCTAGGTTTATGGGGATATGTAGTAGGCGCACCTCTGTTCTCTTATATAGCTGATGTCATTGGAAGGAGGCCTACTCTTATATTTACGGCATTATTTACAGCAATAGGAAGTTTTGGTGATGCGTTATCTGTTAATTATCCTATGCTAGCTGCATTTAGATTTATAACTGGAATGGGTATAGGTGCAGATCTAGTCCTTGTTATGACCTATATGGCAGAAATGTCTCCAGCACATAAAAGAGGCCAATATGTAAACTTAGCTTTTATAGGAGGATGGGCTGGAATAGGAATTGGACCCTTTATTGCGGCGTTAATTGTTACATCAATACCTAATATAGGATGGAGAATTACGTTCCTATTAGGAGCTGTATTAGCAGTTCTCGCTCTAGCTATTAGGGCCTACGCACCAGAGACTGTTAGGTTTTTAGCAATGAAGGGTAAGTTTAACGAGGCAGATGCATTGGTAAGTAGAATGGAGACAACTGCAATGAGTAGAGCTAATGTTAACAAATTACCTGAACCTCAAATTAAGACTTATAGCGTAAAAAATGAAAATCCGTTTAAAATATTGGCAAAGCCCAAGTACCTAAAGAGATTAATAACATTGTTTTTGCTAATGTTCTGGATTTATTTTATGGATTATCCATTCTTAGTTTTGCCACCTACCTGGGTAAAGGATATCCTAGGATATAGCGGGTCCCTATTCTCTTCTGCAGTATTCTACTTCGGATTAGCAGGAATAGGAGCTTTTTTAGGTTCAATATTATTAAGATTTATTATAGATAGATTTGATAGAAGAAGCATGACAATCTTCGGAGTTGTAGTCTATTTATTAGGTACTGGAATAATGGCAATCGGAGGAGTAGCAAGAAGTATACCAGTATTCTTTGCTGGTGCCTTTATTGCAGAACTTGTAGGAGTTGGATGGTATAATATATATTATCTACTATGTACTGAGAATTTCCCAACTAATGCTAGAGCTACAGGTTATGCTATAGCAGATGGGGTAGGTCATGCAGGTGGTGCTATAGGACTAATTGCTCTATTTCCGTTAATATCCGTTCTAGGTAATATAGGTGCATGGACTGTTCCATGGATACCTGCTGTAGCAGTTGCAATAGCAACACTCTTCGTGCTTCCCAAGACTGTGAAAGTAAGATTAGAAGAAGTAAATGAAGCAACAGACATATAG